In Lysobacter luteus, a single window of DNA contains:
- a CDS encoding glycine zipper 2TM domain-containing protein, whose amino-acid sequence MNTKSLRLLGVAASASLALAGCATPGYSNSGYGTSSPGYGTTASCYDCGTVTRIEQVGGGSNVPNATGAVLGGLVGAAAGRELADDESKGRQNTATVAGAVAGAVAGNAIQNRVQGDRYNVYVRMDDGRTTTVTQDDLGGIRVGTYVRVYNGRAWVR is encoded by the coding sequence ATGAATACGAAGAGTCTTCGTCTGCTCGGCGTGGCCGCGTCCGCCTCCCTGGCGCTTGCCGGTTGCGCCACCCCGGGCTACAGCAACTCCGGCTACGGCACCTCGTCGCCGGGCTATGGCACCACCGCCTCGTGCTACGACTGCGGCACCGTCACCCGGATCGAACAGGTCGGTGGCGGCAGCAACGTGCCCAATGCCACCGGTGCCGTCCTCGGCGGCCTGGTGGGCGCCGCCGCCGGGCGCGAGCTCGCCGATGACGAAAGCAAGGGTCGCCAGAACACCGCGACCGTTGCGGGCGCAGTGGCCGGCGCGGTCGCCGGCAACGCCATCCAGAACCGCGTCCAGGGTGACCGCTACAACGTGTATGTGCGCATGGATGACGGCCGTACCACCACCGTGACCCAGGACGACCTGGGCGGCATCCGCGTCGGCACCTACGTGCGCGTCTACAACGGACGGGCCTGGGTCCGCTGA
- a CDS encoding cytochrome c — translation MSEPRTTRPDTHGNGAKYIALLLLGLVIGAVCTVMAMRAIQARSDPFPGAVMHVQGWHLGKLRDAVEQNRCATTDSLPHLQALRVMANDIDPAFPDLRDDERFTKASSQLRGALDTAMASPPGDCVALGETAGAIGQACKACHQDFRG, via the coding sequence ATGAGTGAACCACGGACCACCCGCCCCGACACCCACGGCAATGGCGCCAAGTACATCGCCCTGCTGCTGCTCGGCCTGGTGATCGGCGCGGTATGCACGGTCATGGCGATGCGCGCCATCCAGGCGCGGTCCGATCCGTTCCCCGGCGCGGTGATGCACGTGCAGGGCTGGCACCTGGGCAAGTTGCGGGACGCGGTGGAGCAGAACCGCTGCGCCACGACCGACAGCCTGCCGCACCTGCAGGCGCTGCGGGTGATGGCGAACGATATCGACCCGGCATTCCCCGACCTGCGCGACGACGAGCGGTTCACCAAGGCCTCCAGCCAGTTGCGCGGTGCGCTGGACACCGCGATGGCGTCGCCGCCGGGCGACTGCGTCGCCCTTGGCGAGACCGCTGGCGCGATCGGACAGGCCTGCAAGGCGTGCCACCAGGACTTCCGCGGCTGA
- a CDS encoding tRNA threonylcarbamoyladenosine dehydratase — translation MDAPELDPALRERFSGIDRLYGAGTLARLAGSRVAVVGMGGVGSWVVEALVRSGVGHLTLIDADDICVSNSNRQLPAHTGQFGRAKVEAMAERCRAINPIVQVVAVPVFLVSSNIEALLDDGFDLVLDACDSFRSKVELIAWCRRRKLPLVVCGSAGGRIDPTMVRVRDLSRTEHDAMLALIRKKLRSEFNFPKSPKRYFGVPAVYSLENVRYPQADGTVCGIRPAVDGDAALKLDCGSGLGAATHITGAFAFAMVGRALQMLLKD, via the coding sequence ATGGATGCACCCGAGCTCGACCCCGCACTGCGGGAACGCTTTTCCGGTATCGACCGCCTCTATGGCGCCGGTACCCTCGCGCGCCTGGCCGGCAGCCGCGTGGCCGTGGTCGGCATGGGAGGCGTGGGGTCGTGGGTGGTCGAAGCGCTCGTGCGCAGCGGAGTGGGGCACCTGACGCTGATCGACGCCGACGACATCTGCGTGTCCAACAGCAACCGGCAGTTGCCGGCGCACACGGGGCAGTTCGGCCGTGCCAAGGTCGAGGCGATGGCCGAACGCTGCCGCGCGATCAATCCGATCGTGCAGGTGGTGGCCGTGCCGGTCTTCCTGGTGTCGTCCAACATCGAAGCGCTGCTCGACGACGGGTTCGATCTGGTGCTCGACGCCTGCGACAGCTTCCGCAGCAAGGTAGAGCTGATCGCCTGGTGCCGACGCCGCAAGCTTCCCTTGGTGGTGTGCGGTTCGGCCGGTGGCCGTATCGACCCGACCATGGTGCGCGTACGCGACCTGTCGCGTACCGAGCACGACGCGATGCTGGCACTAATCCGCAAGAAGCTGCGCAGCGAGTTCAATTTCCCCAAGAGCCCAAAGCGCTACTTCGGTGTGCCCGCGGTGTACTCGCTCGAAAACGTGCGCTATCCGCAGGCCGACGGCACCGTGTGTGGCATCCGTCCGGCCGTCGATGGCGATGCGGCCCTCAAGCTCGACTGCGGTAGCGGACTGGGCGCAGCCACGCACATCACCGGCGCCTTCGCGTTCGCAATGGTAGGGCGTGCGCTGCAGATGCTACTGAAGGACTAG
- a CDS encoding TatD family hydrolase: MLVDTHCHLDTPGFDPDRAQVVARARAAGVLRQVVPAIDAAGWPKLRKICADDAGLHPAYGLHPMFLASHREVHLSELRRWLERERPVAVGECGLDHFVEGLDHDTQLQYFDAQLRLARDFDLPVIVHARRAVDAVLAAIRRIGGLRGVVHSFSGSRQQAEQLADNGFLLGLGGPVTYERARRLRSLAAEVPIEWLLLETDAPDQPDAMHRGQRNEPSRLTTVLQTIAALRGVAPEIVASATTANAERLFRLPEAPKP; this comes from the coding sequence ATGCTGGTCGACACCCACTGCCACCTCGACACCCCCGGGTTCGATCCGGATCGCGCGCAGGTAGTCGCCCGCGCCCGGGCCGCTGGCGTGCTCCGCCAGGTGGTTCCGGCGATCGACGCTGCCGGCTGGCCGAAGCTCAGGAAGATCTGCGCGGACGATGCCGGGCTCCATCCGGCGTACGGCCTGCACCCGATGTTCCTGGCATCCCATCGCGAGGTCCACCTCTCCGAGCTGCGTCGTTGGCTTGAGCGGGAGCGCCCGGTGGCCGTCGGCGAATGCGGGCTGGACCATTTTGTCGAGGGACTCGACCACGACACGCAGTTGCAGTACTTCGACGCGCAACTGAGGCTGGCGCGTGATTTCGACCTCCCGGTGATCGTCCATGCACGGCGCGCGGTGGATGCCGTGTTGGCGGCGATCCGCCGGATTGGTGGGCTCCGGGGCGTGGTGCACAGCTTCTCGGGCAGCCGCCAGCAGGCCGAGCAGCTCGCCGACAACGGGTTCCTGCTCGGGCTCGGCGGGCCGGTCACCTACGAACGCGCGCGTCGGCTACGCAGCCTGGCGGCGGAGGTGCCGATCGAATGGCTGCTGCTGGAAACCGACGCGCCCGACCAGCCCGACGCGATGCACCGGGGCCAACGCAACGAGCCTTCCCGTCTGACCACCGTGCTCCAAACGATCGCCGCGTTGCGCGGGGTCGCACCGGAGATCGTGGCGTCAGCCACCACCGCAAACGCCGAACGGCTGTTCCGCCTGCCCGAAGCTCCAAAGCCCTGA
- a CDS encoding DUF6116 family protein: MRTLLLAPLMRFLGKLSYPRLFMVAAALFVLDMLVPDMVPFVDELLLGLGTLLLANWKKRKEPGSAKAERDVIDGDARRR, from the coding sequence ATGCGCACCCTGCTGCTCGCCCCGCTGATGCGTTTCCTCGGCAAGTTGAGTTATCCGCGTCTGTTCATGGTGGCCGCGGCGCTGTTCGTCCTCGACATGCTGGTGCCGGACATGGTGCCGTTCGTCGACGAGCTGCTGCTCGGGCTCGGCACGCTGCTGCTGGCCAACTGGAAGAAGCGCAAGGAGCCGGGTTCGGCGAAAGCCGAGCGAGACGTGATCGACGGCGACGCGCGCCGGCGCTGA
- a CDS encoding glycine zipper 2TM domain-containing protein — MNKNLIAVALASLLVGGVAVAAYQSFQGDAPDTALANPDAPAFVGAEGDFATDGSIQGIEYADVVEVEPVTEKRELFATVVSSDPVRSTSTTSTPRQVCEDVVVQERLPERDGNVGGTVAGAVIGGLIGNQVGGGNGKKVATAAGAVAGGYVGNRVDRNHVGGRVVERVETNCRTVTDTSESSTVVGYDVTYRNADGTTGTMRSNSKPADRISLGTEDQVVGYDVTYRYDGQEQTVRMDDEPGERLPVIDGEVVVQTAAAASATTKG, encoded by the coding sequence ATGAACAAGAATCTGATCGCAGTTGCCCTGGCTTCGCTGCTTGTCGGTGGCGTCGCCGTCGCGGCCTACCAGAGCTTCCAGGGCGATGCGCCCGACACCGCGCTTGCCAACCCGGACGCCCCGGCGTTCGTCGGCGCCGAAGGCGACTTCGCCACCGACGGCAGCATCCAGGGCATCGAATACGCCGATGTCGTCGAAGTCGAGCCGGTGACCGAGAAGCGCGAGCTATTCGCGACCGTGGTCAGCAGCGACCCGGTCCGTTCGACCAGCACCACCTCCACGCCGCGCCAAGTCTGCGAGGACGTGGTGGTGCAGGAGCGGCTGCCCGAGCGCGATGGTAACGTCGGCGGCACCGTCGCCGGTGCGGTGATCGGTGGCCTGATCGGCAACCAGGTGGGCGGCGGCAACGGCAAGAAGGTCGCGACCGCGGCTGGCGCCGTGGCCGGCGGCTACGTCGGCAACCGGGTGGACCGCAACCATGTGGGCGGCCGGGTTGTGGAGCGCGTCGAGACCAACTGCCGCACCGTGACCGACACCTCCGAGTCCTCGACCGTGGTCGGCTACGACGTGACCTATCGCAACGCCGACGGCACCACCGGCACCATGCGCAGCAACAGCAAGCCGGCGGACCGCATTTCGCTCGGTACCGAGGACCAGGTGGTCGGTTACGACGTGACCTACCGCTACGACGGCCAGGAGCAGACCGTGCGCATGGACGACGAGCCGGGCGAGCGCCTGCCGGTCATCGACGGCGAGGTGGTCGTGCAGACCGCTGCCGCTGCGAGCGCCACCACGAAGGGCTGA
- a CDS encoding acyl-CoA dehydrogenase family protein, producing MALHPYDLYDVRSLLSEEEQAVQDTVARFTDERVLPIIGDAFDQGRFPKELVAEIAELGLLGSTLPEQYGGGGLNSVSYGLICQELERGDSGIRSFVSVQSSLCMYPIFAYGTDEQRMRWLPDMAAGKVIGCFGLTEPHGGSDPANMKTHARKDGDDWVLNGAKMWITNGNLADIAIVWAQTDDGIQGFVVEKGITGFAAQEIKHKMSLRASVTSSLFFDNVRVPEANRLPNVKGLKGPLGCLTQARYGITWGPIGAAIACLDEALNYSKERILFDRPLAANQAAQLRLADMARRITSAQLLSLQLGRLKDAGKMAPTQVSLAKWNNCRMAIDIARDCRDLLGGAGITTEHAAIRHALNLESVITYEGTETVHQLVVGRELTGINAF from the coding sequence ATGGCCCTGCACCCCTACGACCTGTACGACGTCCGTTCCCTGCTCAGCGAAGAGGAGCAGGCGGTGCAGGACACGGTGGCGCGGTTCACTGATGAGCGCGTGCTGCCGATCATTGGCGACGCATTCGACCAGGGCCGGTTCCCGAAGGAGCTGGTCGCCGAGATCGCCGAACTCGGCCTGCTCGGCTCGACCCTGCCGGAGCAGTACGGCGGCGGGGGGCTCAACTCGGTCAGCTACGGCCTGATCTGCCAGGAGCTCGAGCGCGGCGACAGCGGCATCCGCAGCTTCGTCAGCGTGCAGTCCTCGCTGTGCATGTACCCGATTTTCGCTTACGGCACCGACGAGCAGCGCATGCGCTGGCTGCCCGACATGGCCGCCGGCAAGGTGATCGGCTGTTTCGGCCTTACCGAGCCGCACGGCGGCTCCGACCCGGCCAACATGAAGACCCATGCCAGGAAGGACGGCGACGACTGGGTGCTCAACGGCGCCAAGATGTGGATCACCAACGGCAACCTGGCCGACATCGCGATCGTCTGGGCGCAGACCGACGACGGCATCCAGGGGTTTGTCGTCGAGAAGGGCATAACCGGCTTCGCTGCGCAGGAGATCAAGCACAAGATGTCGCTGCGCGCCTCGGTCACCTCGTCGCTCTTCTTCGACAACGTGCGCGTGCCCGAGGCCAACCGCCTGCCGAACGTGAAGGGCCTCAAGGGTCCGCTCGGCTGCCTCACCCAGGCGCGCTACGGGATCACGTGGGGCCCGATCGGCGCGGCCATCGCGTGCCTGGACGAGGCGCTCAACTACAGCAAGGAGCGGATCCTGTTCGACCGTCCGCTTGCCGCCAACCAGGCCGCCCAGCTGCGGCTGGCCGACATGGCGCGCCGGATCACGTCCGCGCAGCTGCTGTCGCTGCAGCTGGGCCGCCTGAAGGATGCCGGCAAGATGGCGCCGACGCAGGTCTCGCTCGCCAAGTGGAACAACTGCCGGATGGCGATCGACATCGCCCGCGACTGCCGCGACCTGCTGGGCGGTGCCGGCATCACCACCGAGCACGCCGCGATCCGCCACGCGCTCAACCTCGAGTCGGTGATCACCTACGAGGGCACCGAGACGGTGCACCAGCTGGTGGTCGGCCGCGAGCTGACCGGCATCAACGCGTTCTGA
- a CDS encoding GNAT family N-acetyltransferase: MAANPLGPTLETERLILRPPVLEDFEGVAELLADEEAARHIGGHMPREAAWRRFLQMPGAWAMQGFAMFSVVDKASGRWIGRAGPWQPEGWPGTEVGWSFLRSAWGKGYAREAAIAAIDWSFDHLGWTEVIHSIAPANTASQALAARLGSVNRGPGRLPPPHQDSPVDIWGQSREEWRARRGSL; this comes from the coding sequence ATGGCTGCGAACCCGCTTGGCCCCACCCTTGAAACCGAACGCCTGATCCTGCGTCCTCCGGTCCTCGAGGACTTCGAGGGCGTGGCCGAGCTGCTGGCCGACGAGGAGGCCGCGCGGCACATCGGCGGCCACATGCCGCGCGAGGCGGCGTGGCGGAGGTTCCTGCAGATGCCGGGCGCCTGGGCGATGCAGGGGTTCGCGATGTTCTCGGTGGTCGACAAGGCCAGCGGTCGCTGGATCGGCCGGGCCGGACCGTGGCAGCCGGAGGGTTGGCCCGGGACCGAGGTGGGCTGGTCGTTCCTGCGCTCGGCGTGGGGCAAGGGTTACGCGCGCGAAGCGGCGATAGCCGCGATCGACTGGTCGTTCGACCATCTCGGCTGGACCGAGGTGATCCACTCGATCGCGCCCGCGAACACGGCCTCGCAGGCGCTCGCTGCCCGCCTCGGCTCGGTCAACCGCGGTCCCGGCCGGTTGCCACCGCCGCACCAGGATTCGCCGGTGGATATCTGGGGACAGAGCCGTGAAGAGTGGCGCGCCCGGCGCGGGTCGCTTTAG